A stretch of Pseudomonas sp. CCC3.1 DNA encodes these proteins:
- a CDS encoding ABC transporter permease, protein MKHVEPLEIRVLRPLLSVYSLALLMFLIIPILVIVPLSFNAGSFLSYPLSGFSLRWYREFFSSNDWMPALLNSLKIAPAATLLATVLGTLASVGLSRGEFRGKALVMAIMISPMVAPVVIVAVGMYFFFASWGLLNSYLGLVIAHAVLGVPFVVITVNATLEGYDRNYTRAAASLGATPWYGFKRVTLPLIAPGVLSGALFAFATSFDEVVVTLFLASPTQRTLPMQMFAGIKENLNPTIAAAATMMVLCALLLLLAMEVLRRRTERLRGARTE, encoded by the coding sequence ATGAAGCATGTCGAACCGCTTGAGATCCGTGTGCTGCGCCCGCTGTTAAGCGTCTACAGCCTGGCTCTGCTGATGTTCCTGATCATTCCCATCTTGGTCATCGTGCCGCTGTCATTCAATGCGGGCTCCTTTCTGAGCTACCCGCTGAGCGGATTTTCGTTGCGTTGGTATCGCGAGTTTTTCAGCTCCAACGACTGGATGCCAGCCCTGCTGAACAGCTTGAAAATTGCCCCGGCCGCCACCCTGCTGGCCACGGTATTGGGTACCTTGGCGTCGGTCGGACTTTCTCGGGGAGAATTTCGCGGCAAAGCGCTGGTCATGGCGATCATGATTTCACCGATGGTGGCGCCCGTGGTCATCGTGGCGGTCGGGATGTACTTCTTTTTTGCCAGCTGGGGGCTGCTTAACAGCTACCTGGGCCTGGTGATCGCCCACGCCGTGTTGGGTGTGCCTTTTGTGGTCATCACCGTCAACGCCACCCTTGAAGGCTACGACCGCAACTACACGCGCGCGGCTGCCAGCCTTGGCGCGACGCCCTGGTATGGCTTCAAACGCGTGACCCTGCCCCTCATTGCCCCCGGAGTATTGAGCGGTGCGCTGTTCGCCTTCGCCACCTCGTTTGACGAAGTCGTGGTGACGTTGTTTCTGGCCAGCCCAACGCAACGCACCCTGCCGATGCAAATGTTTGCGGGCATCAAGGAAAACCTCAACCCGACCATCGCAGCGGCGGCAACCATGATGGTGCTCTGTGCATTGCTGTTACTGCTGGCCATGGAAGTGTTGCGACGCAGAACCGAGCGCCTTCGTGGTGCCAGGACTGAATAA
- a CDS encoding TonB-dependent receptor produces the protein MNSYVVKASAYTLCIGGWLGSAVTFAAQTELQPVMVTANKIEQEQEQVPASLSVISGDDLRKGAIDDLARLAQVTPGFTFQPFGQSGTNLPVVRGLTSSPTAFSSSMLMLVDGVPTLMAQGFDHNLLGVERIEILRGPQSTLYGRNAEAGVLSIHTRQPGAQPYARIEAGIGSRDQRTLSAEASTALIPDTLYAGVSGQWLEQDGFIDNRYLGGKADDRERHSARMMLRWTPSLATDINLRYSRQDYRDGASLWGAVNESHRDVRSGTPSWNHSSGRSLSLDVLHEFDSGLKLRSITARNDFYDRVQQDTDFMPADLFHLRRNYHMNTLSQEFRLEGQWGDNQWLLGTYADRDDHDLSYQQKLPASLTQTDVTLGGNTTALFGQWLAPLTDRWTLTLGARVEQDKVQIDPAIGSSQSAKWQRFTPKLALQYEWQPDAYLYGSYAEGFRAGGFNAFSSAANYPGYDPEKVKTYEVGAKGWLDDKRLRYSAALYWMDISDMQVQQIIQPGLVYITNAASARSTGLDLEAEYLFDDNWRVVSSVGLNRTRFERFSEGSNDYKGNRNPFAPDFTAHVSLRYDAPAGWYTQGGVSAIGKTYLDSANQYSRGGYGLIDLSAGYDFSHYGLSVYVKNAADKRYDAVGYLSGTARVYSPPREIGLRLSYEM, from the coding sequence ATGAACAGCTATGTCGTTAAAGCCAGCGCCTACACCCTATGTATCGGTGGCTGGTTGGGAAGTGCGGTGACATTCGCCGCCCAGACTGAATTGCAGCCGGTCATGGTCACGGCCAATAAGATCGAGCAGGAACAGGAGCAGGTTCCGGCCAGTCTGTCTGTGATCAGCGGTGACGATCTGCGCAAAGGGGCGATTGATGATTTGGCACGTCTGGCCCAGGTCACGCCGGGGTTCACTTTCCAGCCGTTTGGCCAGTCAGGCACCAACTTGCCGGTGGTGCGTGGCCTGACCTCCAGCCCTACGGCGTTCTCGTCGTCCATGTTGATGCTGGTGGACGGTGTCCCCACGCTGATGGCTCAAGGGTTCGACCACAACTTGTTGGGTGTGGAGCGCATAGAGATACTTCGCGGGCCGCAGTCGACCCTTTACGGGCGTAACGCCGAAGCCGGGGTGTTGAGCATTCATACCCGCCAGCCCGGCGCACAACCGTATGCACGTATCGAAGCCGGCATCGGCAGTCGCGACCAGCGCACCCTGAGCGCAGAGGCGAGCACTGCACTGATTCCCGATACCTTGTACGCCGGTGTCTCGGGTCAGTGGCTTGAACAAGACGGCTTTATTGATAACCGCTACCTGGGCGGCAAAGCCGATGACCGCGAGCGCCATAGCGCGCGGATGATGCTGCGTTGGACCCCAAGCCTGGCGACTGACATTAACCTGCGCTACAGCCGTCAGGATTATCGCGATGGCGCCTCGCTCTGGGGCGCAGTCAATGAGAGTCATCGTGACGTGCGTTCGGGCACACCCAGCTGGAACCATTCCAGTGGCCGAAGCTTGTCGCTGGATGTGCTGCATGAGTTTGATTCGGGGCTCAAGCTGCGCTCCATCACGGCGCGCAACGACTTTTATGACCGGGTCCAGCAGGACACCGACTTCATGCCGGCTGACCTGTTCCACCTACGGCGCAATTACCACATGAATACCCTGTCCCAAGAGTTTCGTCTGGAAGGGCAGTGGGGCGATAACCAATGGCTGCTCGGTACCTATGCCGACCGCGATGACCACGACCTGTCGTACCAGCAAAAACTGCCTGCTAGCCTGACTCAAACCGATGTCACGCTGGGTGGTAACACCACGGCATTGTTTGGCCAGTGGCTGGCGCCGCTGACGGATCGCTGGACCTTGACCCTGGGTGCCCGCGTCGAGCAGGACAAGGTGCAGATCGACCCGGCCATCGGCAGCAGCCAGAGCGCTAAATGGCAACGCTTCACCCCCAAGCTGGCGCTGCAATACGAATGGCAACCTGATGCATATCTCTATGGCAGTTATGCTGAAGGCTTCCGTGCCGGTGGTTTTAATGCGTTCTCCAGTGCCGCCAACTATCCCGGGTACGACCCCGAGAAGGTCAAGACCTACGAGGTCGGCGCCAAGGGCTGGCTCGACGACAAGCGCTTGCGTTATTCGGCGGCGCTGTACTGGATGGACATCAGCGACATGCAGGTGCAACAGATCATCCAGCCCGGCTTGGTGTACATCACCAACGCCGCATCGGCTCGCTCCACCGGGCTCGATTTAGAAGCTGAATACCTGTTCGACGATAACTGGCGGGTGGTCAGCTCAGTCGGTTTGAACCGCACCCGTTTCGAGCGCTTCAGCGAAGGCAGCAATGATTACAAGGGTAATCGCAACCCCTTCGCCCCAGACTTCACGGCTCACGTCAGTCTGCGTTACGACGCCCCTGCGGGTTGGTACACCCAGGGCGGTGTCAGCGCCATTGGCAAAACCTACCTGGACTCGGCCAACCAGTACAGCCGGGGTGGCTACGGCCTGATCGACCTGAGTGCCGGTTACGACTTCAGCCACTACGGCCTATCCGTCTACGTGAAAAACGCGGCTGACAAGCGCTATGACGCGGTCGGCTACCTCAGCGGCACCGCGCGGGTTTACAGCCCGCCACGGGAAATCGGCCTGCGACTCAGCTACGAAATGTGA
- a CDS encoding aspartate aminotransferase family protein, which translates to MSSPATAELLARRERALGASYRLFYEEPFAPVRGEGVWLYDKDNTPYLDAYNNVASIGHCHPAVVAAIAEQSAQLNTHTRYLHPSIVDYAEDLLSEFPEPLDNMTMTCTGSEANDLALRIARCHSGGTGIIVTRWAYHGVTSALAEVSPSLATGLPTASHVRLVDAPDSYRKTGDFVASVKAALQDMQAQGIKPAALLVDSIFSSDGVFSPANGELAAAAQCVRDAGGLYIADEVQPGFGRTGGQRWGFARDNVIPDLVTLGKPMGNGHPVAAVVGRSALFDQFGRQQRYFNTYGGNPVSCRAAHAVLRVLREEDLQTNARQVGDYLKQGLQELAERHPLIGDIRGEGLFIGVELVTDRHTQTPATACAAAIVNGLRRRQVLISATGPKANVLKIRPPLVFAKEHADLLLERLDQTLNDLG; encoded by the coding sequence ATGAGTTCGCCCGCCACTGCTGAACTGCTCGCCCGCCGCGAACGCGCACTGGGCGCCAGCTATCGATTGTTTTACGAGGAACCTTTCGCACCCGTTCGGGGTGAAGGTGTGTGGCTGTATGACAAAGACAACACGCCCTACCTGGATGCCTACAACAATGTGGCGTCCATTGGGCATTGCCACCCTGCGGTGGTTGCGGCCATTGCAGAGCAAAGCGCCCAGCTCAATACCCACACGCGCTACCTGCACCCCTCGATCGTGGACTACGCCGAAGACCTGCTGAGCGAGTTTCCCGAACCGCTCGACAACATGACCATGACCTGTACCGGCAGCGAGGCCAACGATCTGGCACTGCGCATCGCGCGCTGTCACAGCGGCGGAACAGGCATCATCGTCACCCGCTGGGCCTACCATGGCGTGACGAGCGCATTGGCCGAAGTATCACCATCACTGGCCACCGGGCTGCCCACTGCCAGCCACGTGCGCTTGGTCGATGCCCCGGATTCCTACCGCAAAACGGGCGATTTTGTCGCCAGCGTGAAAGCCGCGTTGCAGGATATGCAGGCCCAAGGAATCAAGCCCGCCGCGCTGCTGGTAGACAGCATCTTTTCCAGCGACGGCGTGTTCAGCCCGGCGAACGGCGAGTTGGCCGCCGCCGCGCAGTGCGTGCGCGATGCGGGCGGGCTGTACATCGCCGATGAAGTGCAACCGGGCTTTGGCCGTACAGGCGGGCAACGCTGGGGTTTTGCCCGTGACAACGTCATCCCGGACCTGGTCACGCTGGGTAAACCCATGGGTAACGGTCACCCGGTGGCTGCCGTGGTCGGGCGTTCGGCGCTCTTCGATCAGTTCGGTCGTCAGCAGCGTTACTTCAATACGTACGGCGGAAACCCGGTGTCCTGTCGGGCGGCCCACGCCGTGCTGCGGGTGCTGCGCGAAGAAGACCTGCAAACCAATGCCAGGCAGGTCGGCGACTACCTCAAACAAGGGCTGCAAGAACTGGCGGAGCGCCACCCGCTCATCGGCGATATACGGGGCGAAGGCCTGTTCATCGGCGTCGAGCTGGTGACTGATCGACACACCCAAACCCCAGCCACGGCCTGCGCTGCGGCCATCGTCAATGGTTTGCGTCGCCGTCAGGTATTGATCAGTGCCACGGGGCCCAAGGCCAATGTCCTGAAAATCCGCCCGCCTCTGGTGTTTGCCAAAGAACATGCCGACCTGTTGCTTGAACGCCTGGATCAAACCCTGAACGATTTGGGCTGA
- a CDS encoding methyltransferase — protein sequence MNAINLATPHALQPYWDLTLAAVRADALRIALDWQLFNLLHTPNTAQAVARQLQLDPDNTGYWLELLWSMGLLVRDEYLPAQYLNSALASEYLRADAPHYCGDAWGFRLQGLRHFGGQLGDQVRNGTPCGQAPKVATNIDNWTLAARVQIAQEQRAVTVGVALRLMAQVPEFQSARRLLDLGGGPGLVAIALAEANQMLRGEVFDFPQTVAVAAENIRLAGLEQRLQVRGGDVASDTIGEDYDLIWCSSVLHFVPDMAATLAKMHAALRPGGVLVCAHAEIPAAAEHAQRVMPYYLSMQMLSRHVTRAGDLGEALRQAGFVHIEHYPEVAFAVTPVSVLVARRSAS from the coding sequence ATGAACGCGATCAACCTGGCCACGCCGCATGCGTTGCAACCGTACTGGGACCTGACCTTGGCGGCGGTACGCGCCGATGCCCTGCGCATTGCGCTGGACTGGCAGTTATTCAACCTGTTGCACACGCCGAACACGGCCCAAGCCGTTGCCCGCCAGTTGCAACTCGACCCGGACAACACCGGCTACTGGCTGGAATTGTTATGGAGTATGGGCTTGCTGGTGCGCGATGAGTACCTGCCCGCCCAGTACCTCAATTCGGCGCTGGCCAGCGAGTACCTGCGCGCTGATGCGCCGCACTATTGCGGCGATGCCTGGGGCTTTCGTCTGCAGGGTTTGCGGCATTTTGGCGGTCAACTGGGCGATCAGGTGCGCAACGGCACACCCTGCGGTCAGGCACCGAAGGTCGCGACCAACATTGACAACTGGACGCTGGCCGCGCGCGTGCAGATCGCACAGGAACAACGAGCAGTGACCGTGGGCGTCGCGTTGCGCCTGATGGCTCAAGTGCCAGAATTTCAAAGCGCGCGACGCTTGCTGGATCTGGGAGGAGGGCCGGGGCTGGTGGCCATCGCCCTGGCTGAGGCCAATCAGATGCTGAGGGGGGAGGTGTTCGACTTTCCCCAGACCGTCGCCGTGGCGGCGGAAAATATCCGGCTCGCCGGGCTGGAACAGCGGCTTCAGGTGCGGGGTGGTGACGTGGCCAGCGATACGATCGGTGAGGACTATGACCTGATCTGGTGTTCATCGGTGCTGCATTTTGTGCCGGACATGGCCGCAACCTTGGCCAAGATGCATGCGGCGCTGCGCCCCGGTGGGGTCTTGGTCTGTGCTCATGCCGAGATACCGGCAGCGGCAGAGCACGCTCAACGGGTGATGCCGTACTACCTGTCAATGCAAATGCTCAGCCGTCACGTGACCCGCGCCGGTGATTTGGGCGAGGCGTTGCGTCAAGCCGGTTTTGTGCATATCGAGCACTACCCCGAGGTGGCCTTTGCCGTGACCCCGGTGTCGGTGCTGGTAGCGCGTCGGAGCGCCTCATGA
- a CDS encoding ABC transporter ATP-binding protein, whose product MGGFEMTSNSASTFVRFKGVEKSYDGLKTVVKRLDLDVFRGEFLTLLGPSGSGKTTSLMMLAGFETPTQGHIFLDGNAIENVPAHRRGIGMVFQNYALFPHMSVTENMAFPLQVRGMGRHEIEARVKKALEMVRLGDLAKRFPAQLSGGQQQRIALARALIFEPKLVLMDEPLGALDKQLREQMQLEIRRLHRELGLTVVFVTHDQAEALTLSDRIAIFNDGVIQQIDTPQALYERPANAFVATFMGDTNVLPGVLTSLNTQQCQVRLDLGEQMFARATPGLTSGNRTSLSIRSERVILDGDERYDSRLPGFIEECIYLGDHVRIRLNVSGNNDFNVKVPIAQMQPHWREGHRLPVCWHSADASALDAMSA is encoded by the coding sequence ATCGGAGGGTTTGAGATGACAAGTAACAGTGCAAGCACTTTCGTCCGCTTCAAAGGGGTGGAGAAAAGTTACGACGGTCTGAAGACCGTGGTTAAGCGATTGGACTTAGATGTCTTTCGGGGCGAGTTCCTGACCCTCCTCGGTCCTTCCGGTTCCGGCAAAACCACCAGCCTGATGATGCTGGCCGGTTTCGAAACGCCGACCCAAGGCCACATATTTCTCGACGGCAATGCCATCGAAAACGTCCCGGCCCATCGTCGCGGCATCGGGATGGTGTTTCAGAACTACGCCCTGTTCCCGCACATGAGCGTGACCGAAAACATGGCGTTCCCCCTGCAAGTACGGGGCATGGGTCGCCATGAGATAGAGGCTCGCGTCAAAAAAGCCCTGGAAATGGTGCGGCTTGGCGACCTTGCTAAACGCTTCCCCGCACAGCTCTCAGGGGGTCAACAACAGAGGATTGCGCTGGCCCGAGCGTTGATTTTCGAACCCAAGCTGGTGCTGATGGATGAGCCGTTGGGAGCGCTGGACAAACAGCTGCGCGAACAGATGCAACTGGAAATTCGGCGTTTACATCGCGAACTCGGCCTGACGGTTGTGTTCGTCACGCATGACCAGGCAGAAGCCTTGACCCTGTCGGACCGCATCGCGATTTTCAACGACGGCGTCATCCAGCAAATAGACACCCCGCAAGCACTTTACGAGCGCCCGGCCAATGCCTTTGTGGCCACCTTCATGGGTGACACCAACGTCCTGCCAGGCGTGTTGACCTCGCTCAACACCCAGCAATGCCAAGTCCGGCTTGATCTGGGCGAACAAATGTTTGCCCGCGCAACACCGGGGCTCACCAGCGGCAATCGCACCTCGCTGTCCATTCGCTCCGAACGGGTGATCCTCGATGGCGACGAGCGTTATGACAGTCGCCTGCCCGGTTTTATCGAGGAATGCATCTATCTGGGCGACCACGTGCGCATACGCCTGAATGTTTCAGGCAATAACGACTTCAACGTCAAAGTACCCATCGCCCAGATGCAACCTCACTGGCGTGAAGGCCATCGCCTTCCCGTCTGTTGGCACAGCGCGGACGCTTCGGCGCTCGACGCTATGTCTGCTTGA
- a CDS encoding helix-turn-helix domain-containing protein, whose amino-acid sequence MSTRPFPLVTTPTNAGPLLRQLRRQARLSQLDLALITGVSQRHLSCIETGRAKPSPGTLHNLLMALEAPLEQCNSVFLASGYAPRYETTPLASPAMDAVRDAITHVLHANNPAPAIVLGSDWEVLAANASTRVLFELLGLPADSAQPLNLLVTLLQPGGLGDHLLNAEEIRSLAWQRATREALDNPALANLLASLDTPASPALVANELPPLVLTRINSPHGDLNFMSTFTTFGMPLDITVTSLRIEHLIPADANTWQIMTEAYERSLTDQDVPPSSRLCVASKIERRDASATQQTTSIARDKPASMPT is encoded by the coding sequence ATGAGCACTCGACCTTTCCCTCTCGTTACCACCCCGACCAACGCTGGCCCGCTGCTGCGTCAGCTCCGTCGCCAAGCCAGGTTGAGCCAGTTGGACCTGGCCCTGATCACGGGGGTGTCCCAACGCCATTTGAGTTGCATCGAGACAGGCCGCGCCAAGCCAAGCCCCGGCACGCTGCATAACCTGCTGATGGCCCTGGAAGCCCCTCTTGAGCAATGCAACAGCGTGTTTCTGGCGTCCGGGTATGCGCCGCGCTACGAAACGACGCCACTCGCGTCTCCCGCCATGGACGCCGTGCGTGACGCTATCACCCATGTGCTGCACGCCAATAACCCGGCCCCGGCGATTGTGTTGGGCAGCGACTGGGAAGTCCTGGCCGCCAACGCCAGCACTCGCGTGCTGTTCGAGCTGCTAGGGCTGCCCGCAGATTCGGCGCAGCCCTTGAATTTGCTGGTCACGCTGTTACAGCCGGGCGGTCTGGGCGACCATTTGCTCAACGCAGAGGAAATCAGAAGCCTGGCATGGCAAAGGGCAACACGAGAAGCCTTGGACAACCCAGCCCTGGCGAATCTGCTGGCAAGCCTCGACACCCCAGCCTCCCCCGCCCTGGTCGCCAATGAGTTGCCGCCACTGGTGCTGACCCGCATCAACTCCCCGCACGGCGATTTGAATTTTATGTCGACCTTTACCACGTTCGGCATGCCGCTTGACATCACCGTCACGTCTTTGCGCATCGAGCACTTGATCCCTGCTGATGCGAATACCTGGCAGATCATGACCGAGGCTTACGAACGCTCACTGACTGATCAAGACGTTCCGCCATCAAGCCGACTTTGCGTAGCCAGCAAGATCGAACGCCGAGACGCCAGCGCCACGCAACAGACCACAAGCATTGCCAGGGACAAGCCCGCCAGCATGCCCACGTAG
- a CDS encoding ABC transporter substrate-binding protein — protein MLKRLSALIVLAAFGSHVNAQPLTVVSFGGLNKDAQEKAFYKPFTEAGNGPVQAGEYNGEMAKIRAMVETGNVSWDVVEVESPDLIRGCAEGLFEPLDWSKLGDPSKFVSGAVNECGAGIFLWSTNLTYNSAKLKTAPKGWEAFWDTKTFPGKRGLRKSAKFTLEIALLADGVKPAELYEVLGTPEGVDRAFKKLDQIKPDIQWWEAGAQPLQWLVAGDVVMTSAYNGRVSAAQAEGHDFKMVWDQSLYDIDSWAIVKGSTNKALGEKFIAFANEPQHQKVFAENIPYGPTNKETLALIDVKTREQLPTAPANLEHALQVNTSFWIDHGEELEQRFNAWAAR, from the coding sequence ATGCTCAAGCGTCTATCTGCACTGATTGTTCTGGCTGCCTTCGGTAGCCACGTAAATGCGCAACCGCTGACGGTTGTGTCGTTCGGCGGCCTGAACAAGGATGCCCAGGAGAAAGCGTTCTACAAGCCCTTCACCGAAGCGGGCAACGGCCCGGTACAGGCCGGGGAATACAACGGGGAAATGGCCAAGATCCGGGCCATGGTCGAAACCGGAAACGTCAGCTGGGACGTGGTTGAAGTCGAAAGCCCTGACTTGATCCGAGGCTGCGCCGAAGGTTTATTCGAGCCTCTGGACTGGAGCAAGCTGGGCGACCCAAGCAAGTTTGTCAGCGGCGCGGTCAATGAATGCGGCGCGGGGATTTTCCTCTGGTCGACCAACCTGACGTACAACAGCGCCAAGCTCAAGACCGCGCCTAAGGGCTGGGAAGCCTTCTGGGACACCAAAACCTTCCCCGGTAAACGCGGCCTGCGCAAAAGCGCCAAGTTCACCCTGGAAATCGCCCTGCTGGCCGATGGCGTCAAACCTGCCGAGCTGTATGAAGTTTTGGGCACGCCCGAAGGTGTCGACCGCGCGTTCAAAAAACTCGACCAGATCAAACCCGATATTCAATGGTGGGAAGCCGGTGCCCAGCCGCTGCAATGGTTGGTCGCAGGCGATGTGGTCATGACGTCCGCCTACAACGGTCGAGTCTCTGCGGCACAGGCCGAAGGCCATGACTTTAAGATGGTCTGGGATCAGAGCCTGTATGACATCGACAGCTGGGCCATCGTTAAAGGCTCAACCAACAAGGCCCTTGGCGAGAAATTCATCGCCTTCGCCAACGAGCCGCAACACCAGAAAGTCTTCGCCGAAAACATCCCTTACGGCCCGACCAACAAAGAAACCCTGGCCCTGATTGACGTTAAAACGCGCGAACAACTGCCCACTGCTCCGGCCAACCTGGAGCACGCCCTTCAGGTGAACACCAGCTTCTGGATCGATCACGGCGAAGAACTCGAACAACGCTTTAACGCTTGGGCCGCGCGCTGA
- a CDS encoding MAPEG family protein, translated as MNSMLSVYALCVVVLCVKMVAISCYQGFYRISSLAFTNSEDARYFNRPVHHHELPQVCRAAKAWANDLENIPLFFVLGGLCCVLATWSVPAIGLFCLFTVARVLHTVLYLAGWQPWRTVAYAVGIVCLSGLAGMVAYKATVGASLLAIF; from the coding sequence ATGAACAGCATGCTGTCTGTTTATGCGCTTTGCGTGGTGGTGCTGTGTGTGAAGATGGTGGCGATCTCGTGCTATCAGGGGTTCTATCGCATCAGCTCCCTTGCATTCACCAACAGTGAAGATGCGCGCTACTTCAATCGTCCTGTTCATCACCACGAGCTGCCGCAAGTCTGTCGCGCGGCAAAAGCCTGGGCAAATGATCTGGAGAACATTCCCTTGTTCTTTGTGCTGGGCGGGTTGTGTTGTGTGTTGGCGACGTGGAGTGTCCCCGCAATTGGGTTGTTTTGCCTATTCACGGTGGCCCGGGTGCTGCATACGGTTCTTTATTTGGCGGGTTGGCAGCCTTGGCGAACGGTTGCTTATGCGGTCGGTATCGTTTGTTTATCAGGCTTGGCGGGGATGGTTGCGTATAAGGCGACTGTAGGAGCGAGCTTGCTCGCGATCTTTTAA
- a CDS encoding DUF2834 domain-containing protein, which yields MTKPYLALAALLSFSVYTGYTMLLADQSLIEFGLGLMSSPDTAQVVIDLYLMAALACLWMYRDARSKGRSLISVLPYAVLTAVFVCIGPLLYIVVNGFSGSRREA from the coding sequence ATGACCAAACCTTATTTAGCACTCGCCGCCTTGCTGAGCTTCTCTGTGTACACGGGTTATACGATGTTGCTGGCCGACCAGTCGCTTATTGAGTTTGGCCTCGGACTGATGTCGAGTCCGGATACCGCGCAGGTCGTTATTGACCTGTATCTGATGGCTGCCTTGGCCTGCCTCTGGATGTACCGGGATGCGCGTTCCAAAGGCAGATCGCTCATCTCGGTACTGCCTTACGCAGTGCTTACGGCAGTTTTCGTCTGCATAGGCCCGCTGTTGTACATCGTGGTCAATGGGTTCTCTGGCTCAAGGCGCGAAGCATGA
- a CDS encoding ABC transporter permease, which yields MSEALALESAPSVVQTQRLQQRLQANKRAYTRRSMLLILPLLVLLVAGFITPIGSLLTKSVENPEVVNALPNTLKLLDSWDGTTLPPEAVFSTFGQDLRTARAQGQLFALNRRLGYESASLRSLPTAVLSRLPADASPVRETLINGVPALGDIKTWSTLKQLGKPYTSLYWLAAFDLKMDAGQIRAVAPDKALYVDVLKRSLTIAALVTVLCVLLGYPLAYWLSRQPARRANLLLILVLLPFWTSLIVRTASWIVLLQSGGLINNSLIDLGILDKPLQLVFNRAGVLISMTHILLPFLILPLYAVMKGIDSRYERAAISLGAHPYTAFRRVYLPQTYAGVTAGALLVFIMAIGYYITPALLGGPGDQMLSYFVAYYTNTTINWGMATALGGQLLIIVLLLYWVYARISRPANRAA from the coding sequence ATGTCCGAAGCGCTAGCCTTAGAATCGGCGCCGTCAGTGGTTCAGACGCAACGATTACAGCAACGACTACAGGCCAACAAACGTGCTTACACGCGACGTTCGATGCTGCTCATCCTGCCTCTGCTGGTATTGCTGGTCGCAGGTTTTATAACCCCCATCGGCTCGCTGCTGACCAAGAGCGTAGAAAACCCGGAGGTCGTCAACGCCCTGCCAAACACCTTGAAATTACTGGACAGCTGGGACGGTACAACACTGCCTCCAGAGGCTGTCTTCAGTACGTTCGGCCAAGACCTGCGCACGGCGCGTGCCCAAGGTCAGCTGTTTGCACTCAATCGTCGGCTGGGCTACGAAAGTGCCAGCTTGCGGAGCCTGCCGACCGCGGTATTGAGCCGGTTACCGGCCGACGCAAGCCCGGTTCGCGAGACCTTGATAAACGGCGTGCCAGCGCTGGGCGACATCAAGACCTGGTCAACCCTCAAGCAACTCGGCAAACCCTATACCAGTCTGTATTGGCTGGCAGCCTTCGACCTGAAGATGGACGCAGGTCAAATCCGCGCCGTAGCGCCGGATAAAGCGCTGTATGTGGATGTACTCAAACGTTCGCTGACCATAGCCGCCCTGGTGACGGTGCTCTGTGTCCTGTTGGGTTACCCACTGGCCTACTGGCTTTCGCGCCAACCCGCCCGCCGCGCCAATCTGTTGCTGATATTGGTACTGCTGCCGTTCTGGACATCGCTGATCGTACGCACGGCAAGCTGGATTGTGCTCTTGCAATCGGGCGGCCTGATCAACAACTCGCTGATTGACCTGGGCATCCTCGACAAGCCGCTGCAACTGGTCTTCAACCGGGCGGGGGTACTGATTTCGATGACCCACATTTTGCTGCCCTTTCTCATCCTGCCGCTGTATGCCGTGATGAAAGGCATCGACTCACGCTACGAGCGCGCAGCGATCTCACTGGGCGCCCACCCGTACACGGCATTTCGGCGGGTCTACCTGCCGCAGACCTATGCCGGTGTCACCGCTGGCGCGTTGCTGGTGTTCATCATGGCGATTGGTTACTACATCACCCCGGCACTGCTGGGTGGGCCGGGCGACCAAATGCTTAGCTACTTCGTCGCGTACTACACCAACACCACCATCAACTGGGGCATGGCCACCGCGCTGGGCGGCCAGTTGCTGATTATCGTGCTGTTGTTGTACTGGGTGTACGCGAGGATCTCGCGCCCTGCTAATCGCGCTGCCTGA